Proteins encoded in a region of the Phycisphaerae bacterium genome:
- a CDS encoding bifunctional DNA primase/polymerase, translating to MPNIRDISLTYLQAGLSVLPANVQLKFAALSQWKQYQQRLPYDTELQSWFSNGHSGVCIVAGKVSGNLEMIDFDLEGQAYPQWYDIVEKESPGLVDRLVIEKSQSGGRHVIYRCQSEVCGNTKLAQQKVILPTEDEVKICGKKYKPRKDKDGNWFVILTLIETRGEGGLFLCAPTPGYELIQNDFTNIPVISAEDRDILLEAALSLNEYVPEPVQPTQPISAPSPAGNLRPGDDYNANGDLRDVLLQHGWQCYQGGENEHWCRPGKTSGTSATLKNRVFYVFSTNAHPFESEKAYSPFSVYTLLEHNGDYSKAAQALAAKGYGEKNIELPTDVDISALVKSLEKQDKQIQRFTDPGPIPVELMRVPGFISRVIDFCMQISAYPNQPMAFCGGLAGQSYLCGRKVREKGDLRPNIYILALAGASTGKDHPRKINAHILNQIGEMNALGDKFASGEGLQDAMFQTPCMLFQNDEVDGMLLSLNKSRDGHLESIMGTLLTMYTSSNSIYPMRRKAGKQQAGFINQPHLTFFGTATPKYYYSALSERMMTNGFIARMITIDVGKRSEGKDAGLIDSMPKEILEVAKWWKDFNPGKPNNLVDVNPVPAVVDYSKEAKRILDDFRVFADSEYAKAEENNDEVSKTVWGRANENARKLALIYSCSENHLSPLISAAAAKWSVALMAHQLRRMLYLADCYVAENDFHALCLKVKQKLRQADQRMLLHSVLMKRMKIDKTSFRNIIETLKEQGDIEAITISTKTNKGTGYRLLEE from the coding sequence ATGCCAAATATTAGAGATATATCTTTGACTTATTTGCAGGCTGGTCTTTCAGTTCTGCCGGCAAATGTGCAACTTAAATTTGCAGCATTATCTCAATGGAAGCAATATCAGCAGCGGCTTCCATATGATACTGAACTGCAATCCTGGTTCAGTAATGGCCACAGTGGCGTATGCATCGTGGCAGGTAAAGTTTCCGGCAATCTTGAAATGATTGATTTCGATCTGGAGGGACAGGCATATCCGCAATGGTACGATATAGTGGAAAAGGAATCACCCGGTCTGGTCGACAGGCTTGTAATTGAAAAATCACAATCCGGAGGCCGTCATGTAATCTATAGGTGCCAATCAGAAGTGTGCGGAAATACAAAGCTTGCTCAGCAGAAAGTTATCCTGCCAACAGAAGATGAAGTTAAAATCTGCGGTAAAAAATACAAACCCCGCAAGGATAAAGATGGCAATTGGTTTGTAATTCTGACGCTTATTGAAACTCGCGGCGAAGGTGGTTTATTTTTATGTGCGCCAACTCCTGGCTATGAACTGATTCAAAATGATTTCACTAACATACCTGTAATATCTGCGGAAGACAGGGACATATTACTTGAAGCGGCATTGAGTCTGAATGAATATGTGCCGGAACCAGTCCAACCAACCCAACCAATATCAGCACCATCGCCAGCAGGAAATCTCCGGCCCGGTGACGATTATAACGCCAACGGCGATTTAAGGGATGTTTTATTACAGCATGGATGGCAGTGTTATCAGGGCGGTGAAAACGAGCATTGGTGCCGGCCGGGCAAGACAAGCGGGACCTCTGCAACACTTAAAAATAGAGTATTTTACGTATTCAGTACCAATGCACATCCATTTGAAAGTGAAAAGGCATACTCACCATTCAGCGTTTATACGCTTTTAGAACATAATGGTGATTATAGTAAGGCAGCACAGGCATTGGCAGCAAAAGGTTATGGTGAAAAGAATATCGAGCTACCAACTGATGTAGATATCTCCGCACTGGTCAAATCGCTTGAAAAACAAGACAAGCAAATTCAGCGGTTTACTGATCCGGGTCCAATACCAGTTGAGCTTATGCGTGTTCCTGGTTTTATATCGCGAGTAATTGATTTTTGTATGCAGATTTCAGCGTATCCAAACCAGCCCATGGCTTTTTGCGGGGGTTTGGCAGGGCAATCATATCTATGTGGCCGCAAGGTTCGCGAGAAGGGTGATCTTCGTCCCAATATTTATATCCTGGCTCTTGCAGGTGCATCGACCGGTAAAGATCATCCAAGAAAAATCAATGCTCATATTCTTAACCAGATAGGTGAGATGAATGCCTTAGGTGATAAATTTGCCTCAGGTGAGGGCCTCCAGGATGCGATGTTTCAGACACCATGCATGCTCTTTCAAAATGATGAAGTTGATGGCATGCTTTTATCATTGAATAAGAGTCGCGATGGGCATTTAGAGAGCATCATGGGAACGCTGCTGACAATGTACACATCCAGTAATTCCATATATCCAATGCGCAGAAAGGCAGGAAAACAGCAGGCAGGATTTATCAACCAGCCGCATCTTACATTTTTTGGGACGGCAACACCCAAATATTATTACAGTGCACTAAGCGAGAGAATGATGACCAATGGTTTCATCGCAAGAATGATAACTATTGATGTCGGTAAACGTTCAGAAGGCAAAGATGCAGGTCTTATAGATTCGATGCCAAAGGAAATCCTTGAGGTAGCTAAATGGTGGAAGGATTTTAATCCAGGCAAACCAAATAATCTTGTTGATGTAAACCCGGTACCGGCAGTTGTTGATTATTCTAAAGAAGCTAAACGTATTCTCGATGATTTTCGTGTATTTGCAGACAGCGAGTATGCAAAAGCAGAAGAAAATAATGATGAGGTCTCCAAAACAGTATGGGGCAGGGCAAATGAAAACGCTCGCAAACTGGCATTAATTTACAGCTGCAGTGAAAATCACCTGTCACCCTTAATCAGTGCAGCTGCTGCAAAATGGTCTGTTGCACTTATGGCACATCAGCTGCGAAGGATGCTCTATCTTGCCGACTGTTATGTTGCTGAAAATGACTTCCACGCTTTGTGTCTCAAGGTCAAACAAAAACTTCGCCAAGCGGATCAGAGAATGCTTCTGCATAGTGTACTTATGAAGAGAATGAAAATCGATAAAACCAGTTTCCGCAATATTATAGAAACTCTTAAGGAGCAAGGAGATATCGAAGCGATAACCATTTCTACAAAAACCAATAAGGGAACAGGCTATCGCCTGTTGGAGGAATAA
- a CDS encoding DNA modification methylase, translating into MKIELRNINEIHPYENNPRINDKAVDAVAGSLKEFGFRQPIVVDRDSVIIVGHTRYKAAQKLGLEKVPVHVAKDLNDVQIKAYRLADNQLHELSDWNYELLPIELKDLQGMDFDLGLLGFDKDELAKLLGNEVTEGLTDPDDVPEPPAEPITQPGDIWILGDHRLMCGDSTMKEDVERLMNGQLADMVFTDPPYNISYVGGTEDKMTIKNDSMSAEDYEKFMDAFFAMYLQSIKPAASMYVCHASAWQLETELSIRRASFKVRNPIIWAKNCGAFGFARYKFQHEPIFYCHIEGQSDAWYGDLTQTTVWNEKKPSANRLHPTMKPVEIVQRALVNSSKAGDMVLDLFMGSGTTMIACEQTGRVSYGMELDPIYCDVVVKRYEEFTGQKAQRFKGQLQ; encoded by the coding sequence ATGAAAATAGAACTACGAAATATTAACGAAATCCACCCATATGAAAACAATCCCCGGATCAATGACAAGGCGGTTGACGCTGTGGCGGGGAGTTTGAAGGAGTTTGGATTTCGCCAGCCGATTGTGGTTGATAGGGACAGCGTCATTATCGTTGGTCATACCCGCTACAAAGCGGCCCAGAAACTCGGACTTGAAAAAGTTCCCGTTCATGTGGCCAAAGATTTAAACGATGTGCAGATAAAAGCGTATCGTCTCGCTGACAATCAGCTTCACGAACTATCCGATTGGAACTATGAACTTCTGCCTATCGAGCTAAAAGACCTCCAGGGCATGGATTTTGACTTGGGACTTTTAGGTTTCGACAAAGATGAGCTTGCCAAATTGCTCGGCAACGAAGTGACCGAGGGTTTGACCGACCCGGATGATGTACCCGAGCCACCGGCCGAACCAATAACACAGCCCGGCGACATTTGGATACTTGGTGACCACCGGCTGATGTGCGGCGACTCGACGATGAAAGAAGACGTCGAGCGGCTTATGAATGGCCAGCTTGCCGATATGGTTTTCACTGATCCCCCATATAATATTTCGTATGTCGGAGGTACTGAGGATAAGATGACAATCAAGAACGATTCTATGAGCGCTGAGGATTATGAAAAGTTCATGGATGCATTCTTTGCTATGTACCTCCAGAGCATAAAGCCTGCAGCATCGATGTATGTATGCCACGCATCTGCTTGGCAGCTTGAGACTGAATTGTCAATTCGGCGAGCCAGTTTCAAAGTACGCAATCCAATCATCTGGGCAAAGAACTGTGGGGCATTTGGTTTTGCCCGTTATAAGTTCCAGCACGAGCCCATATTTTACTGTCACATTGAGGGCCAATCAGATGCATGGTACGGTGATTTGACGCAGACAACCGTTTGGAACGAAAAGAAACCATCTGCCAACCGGCTGCATCCCACTATGAAACCCGTGGAGATAGTTCAGCGTGCATTGGTCAACAGTTCGAAGGCGGGGGATATGGTCCTCGATTTGTTCATGGGTTCGGGTACTACGATGATTGCCTGTGAGCAGACAGGACGGGTAAGCTACGGCATGGAGCTGGACCCGATTTATTGTGATGTAGTTGTAAAAAGATACGAGGAATTTACTGGCCAAAAGGCACAGCGATTTAAAGGACAGTTGCAATGA
- a CDS encoding Fic family protein, with product MARITGTYKTTVVEAEKVRAFIPSSLPPQKPSLRIEGNLDKLHTNAVAALARLEVAGALVPSEEWFLYGFVRKEAVISSQIEGTQATLQDVLTYEATRQSDMPAEVEEVCNYVEALAFARSELVRPKGLPLCTRLLCKIHEHLMQGVRGADKQPGTIRRSQNWIGASRPGTAHFVPPPPEAVPELLAAMERWIHDKDSLPPLVRAGLVHVQFETIHPFLDGNGRIGRLLITLLLEHWGLLTSPLLYLSLAFKRHRQEYYRRLSEVRTAGDWEGWTAFFLSCVQESADNAVDTARRIFTLMGKDRQTVTHNTSATVCAIRLLDQLVEHPIVTMSMAMKLLKTTKPTASKAIDALCQAGVLHEITGKRRDRIYAYQAYLKMLAEDTEVIQNVRPPHHKRFTEILRATNQKYGHALGRLATSRKTD from the coding sequence ATGGCACGCATAACAGGCACATATAAGACTACCGTGGTCGAGGCAGAGAAAGTCCGAGCCTTTATTCCATCTTCTTTGCCACCCCAAAAACCGTCCCTGCGTATCGAAGGTAACTTGGATAAATTGCATACAAACGCTGTTGCAGCCCTGGCCCGTCTGGAAGTTGCAGGTGCCCTAGTTCCCAGCGAGGAATGGTTCTTGTATGGTTTTGTCCGAAAAGAGGCGGTTATTTCCTCGCAAATCGAAGGCACACAGGCAACCTTGCAGGATGTCCTTACCTATGAGGCTACTCGCCAATCCGATATGCCTGCTGAAGTAGAGGAAGTCTGCAATTACGTCGAAGCCCTGGCATTTGCCCGCTCTGAGTTGGTCCGTCCAAAAGGACTCCCCTTGTGTACTCGCCTGCTGTGCAAGATTCACGAACATCTGATGCAAGGTGTCAGAGGTGCCGACAAACAACCCGGTACTATTCGCCGTTCGCAAAACTGGATAGGTGCAAGCCGTCCCGGTACTGCGCATTTTGTCCCGCCGCCACCTGAAGCAGTGCCCGAGTTGCTTGCGGCGATGGAACGATGGATTCACGACAAAGATTCGCTGCCACCACTGGTACGCGCAGGACTTGTCCACGTGCAATTTGAGACGATTCATCCATTCCTGGATGGCAATGGTCGTATTGGTCGACTCCTGATTACACTGCTGCTGGAACACTGGGGCTTGCTTACCTCGCCACTGCTGTATCTGAGTTTGGCCTTCAAGCGGCATCGTCAAGAATATTATCGTCGCCTTAGCGAAGTCAGAACTGCCGGCGACTGGGAAGGATGGACGGCGTTTTTCCTGTCGTGTGTGCAGGAATCTGCTGACAATGCGGTTGACACTGCTCGCCGTATATTTACTCTGATGGGCAAGGACCGTCAGACTGTTACCCATAATACATCGGCAACGGTATGTGCCATTCGACTGCTGGACCAGCTGGTTGAACATCCCATTGTTACCATGTCGATGGCCATGAAGTTGCTTAAGACCACAAAGCCGACTGCCTCCAAAGCAATCGATGCCCTGTGCCAAGCCGGTGTTCTCCATGAAATCACTGGTAAACGGCGGGATCGTATCTACGCTTATCAGGCATATCTTAAAATGCTCGCTGAGGACACCGAGGTTATTCAAAATGTGCGACCACCTCATCACAAGCGTTTTACAGAGATTCTGCGCGCAACCAACCAAAAGTATGGCCATGCTCTTGGCCGACTGGCCACAAGTCGCAAAACGGATTGA
- a CDS encoding winged helix-turn-helix domain-containing protein, translating into MKKTDIKIGNIYATKIGKNTIGIRIMREDENGHWIGVNVNTNKEVLIKSADRLCGLYNPETATAACGKKNPAKPSNEATTNKERNTTQTGGLSAAVKVLQEAAQPLNCQEMVKQMLEKGYWKTDGKTPAATIYSAITTEIKKKGAESRFRKTERGKFELAK; encoded by the coding sequence ATGAAGAAAACAGACATCAAAATCGGCAACATCTACGCCACAAAGATTGGCAAGAATACAATTGGTATTCGCATCATGCGAGAGGACGAAAACGGACACTGGATTGGCGTCAACGTCAACACCAATAAGGAGGTCCTCATCAAATCCGCCGACCGCCTCTGTGGTCTGTATAATCCCGAAACCGCCACCGCGGCGTGTGGCAAAAAGAATCCTGCCAAGCCAAGCAATGAGGCAACCACCAATAAAGAACGCAACACAACGCAAACAGGCGGCTTGAGTGCGGCGGTAAAGGTTCTCCAGGAAGCCGCCCAGCCGCTTAATTGTCAGGAGATGGTCAAGCAAATGCTGGAAAAAGGATACTGGAAAACCGATGGCAAGACGCCGGCGGCCACTATCTACAGCGCCATTACAACTGAAATTAAGAAAAAAGGAGCTGAATCCAGATTCCGCAAAACCGAGCGTGGCAAGTTTGAATTGGCCAAATAA
- a CDS encoding terminase gpA endonuclease subunit: MAIDVNNLSQIQLLRLMNATPLGNVLSQNQLRWQMNTAAYRIGNGRHINLVRYVSWMAKEYEKPKPQKQSIEDSRLKDLLSKNAARKASQDIGEIPAIENVERREKACSDFRFFCETYFADVFYLPWSDDHLRVIAKIEQSVLHGGLFAFAMPRGSGKSALTRSAAIWAILIGARKYVCLIGSATRQSLNLFQSVQAAMLGNNLLLADFPEIIYPIQCLENSAHKQRGQRYNGQLTYPVWGTHKIVIPTIPGSIASGSVITVDSLDSNIRGQIHTTMDGKIIRPDLVLIDDPQTRESAKSLDQTNQRLSTLNGDVLGMAGPGKKISGLLTCTKIYCNDLADQLLDSEKNPEWQGQCTKMVYSFPTDSKLWDQYEQIRADSLRAGNGGREATEFYVENRAAMDAGSKVAWPQRHNEDEVSAIQHAMNLMLRNEVAFFAEYQNDPIAEQSDEQVLTIEQVMEKTNGRKRGEVPLICQYLTMFIDVHDKLLFYVVVAWSDDFTGYVIDYGTYPDQKRLSFTLRKAQITLQSIYLGMEKEGAIQAGLEKLYSDFLNRDWNRGTGVMKIDRCLIDGGYMPGIVENIRHKLGGTVMASKGVGIRAASKPMSTYKRKPGERHGHHWYIPNINRTGEFQHVAIDTNYWKTFVHERFFVAAGDHGSMTLFGKGGHQHSLFAEHVASSETWVRTEGHGRSVYQWSPKIGGVDNHWLDCMVGCSVAASMCGCSLSGHNIKTFTKRERIKLSDIQKGRQH; this comes from the coding sequence ATGGCAATTGATGTAAATAATCTTTCGCAAATACAGCTTCTGCGTCTGATGAATGCAACGCCGTTGGGTAATGTACTTAGCCAGAACCAACTGCGTTGGCAGATGAACACAGCGGCATACCGCATCGGAAATGGCAGGCATATAAACCTGGTCCGGTATGTTTCATGGATGGCAAAAGAATATGAAAAACCCAAACCGCAAAAGCAATCCATTGAAGACTCCAGACTCAAAGACCTGCTTTCAAAGAACGCCGCCCGCAAAGCTTCACAGGACATTGGTGAAATACCAGCAATCGAAAATGTAGAACGCCGGGAAAAAGCATGCAGCGATTTCAGGTTCTTCTGTGAGACATATTTCGCTGATGTATTTTATTTGCCGTGGTCGGATGACCATCTCCGCGTTATCGCCAAAATAGAGCAATCGGTTCTTCATGGCGGGCTGTTTGCATTTGCAATGCCTCGCGGCAGTGGTAAATCCGCCCTTACTCGCTCGGCTGCGATATGGGCCATACTCATTGGAGCAAGGAAATATGTCTGTCTTATCGGAAGCGCTACCAGGCAATCTTTAAACCTTTTTCAAAGTGTCCAGGCTGCTATGCTTGGTAATAACCTGCTCCTGGCAGATTTTCCGGAAATTATTTATCCTATTCAGTGCCTTGAGAATTCTGCTCATAAACAGCGAGGCCAGAGATACAACGGCCAATTGACATACCCAGTCTGGGGAACGCATAAAATAGTTATTCCTACCATACCAGGAAGTATCGCATCAGGCTCTGTGATTACGGTCGATAGTCTGGACAGTAATATCAGGGGCCAGATTCATACAACCATGGATGGCAAGATTATTCGGCCAGATCTGGTTCTTATCGATGATCCGCAAACCAGAGAGTCTGCTAAATCACTTGACCAGACCAATCAGAGACTAAGCACATTAAATGGTGATGTCCTTGGCATGGCAGGGCCGGGTAAGAAAATATCCGGTCTTCTTACCTGCACTAAGATTTATTGCAATGACCTGGCCGACCAGCTGCTCGATTCCGAAAAGAATCCTGAATGGCAGGGCCAGTGCACTAAGATGGTTTATTCATTCCCAACCGACAGCAAACTGTGGGACCAGTACGAGCAGATTCGGGCAGATAGTCTCCGGGCCGGCAATGGTGGCAGGGAGGCAACAGAGTTTTATGTCGAGAACCGTGCTGCTATGGACGCGGGCAGTAAAGTCGCATGGCCCCAGCGCCATAATGAAGATGAAGTCTCTGCTATCCAACATGCAATGAATTTAATGCTGCGTAATGAGGTAGCATTCTTTGCAGAATATCAAAATGACCCGATTGCAGAACAGAGCGATGAACAGGTTCTTACAATTGAACAGGTTATGGAAAAAACTAATGGTCGCAAACGAGGTGAGGTTCCGCTGATCTGTCAGTACCTTACGATGTTTATTGATGTGCATGATAAACTGCTTTTTTATGTTGTGGTCGCTTGGTCGGATGACTTTACCGGGTATGTCATTGATTACGGAACATATCCTGACCAGAAGCGATTGTCTTTTACGCTCCGCAAGGCGCAGATAACTCTTCAGAGCATATATCTCGGCATGGAAAAAGAAGGTGCGATTCAAGCTGGCCTTGAGAAACTATACAGCGATTTCTTAAATCGTGATTGGAACCGCGGCACTGGTGTCATGAAAATTGATAGATGCCTTATCGATGGCGGCTATATGCCTGGTATCGTTGAAAATATCCGACATAAACTTGGTGGTACTGTTATGGCATCCAAGGGTGTCGGTATTCGAGCGGCAAGTAAACCAATGTCAACCTACAAACGCAAGCCCGGCGAGAGACACGGTCATCACTGGTATATTCCAAATATAAACCGGACCGGGGAATTTCAGCATGTGGCAATAGATACCAACTACTGGAAGACATTTGTACATGAGAGATTCTTTGTGGCAGCGGGGGACCATGGAAGTATGACCTTATTTGGCAAAGGGGGCCATCAGCATTCATTGTTTGCCGAGCATGTAGCAAGTTCTGAAACGTGGGTACGAACCGAAGGACATGGACGCTCAGTGTATCAATGGTCACCTAAGATTGGCGGGGTAGATAACCACTGGCTTGATTGCATGGTCGGCTGCTCGGTAGCGGCTTCGATGTGTGGCTGCAGCTTGAGCGGGCATAACATAAAAACATTTACGAAAAGAGAAAGAATAAAATTGTCAGATATTCAGAAAGGGAGGCAGCATTGA
- a CDS encoding type IV toxin-antitoxin system AbiEi family antitoxin domain-containing protein, with product MKFDTVKKIIKIAKKAGVLRPRDLDTHGIPRKYLSTVYHMGLMDQVGRGLYVSKDIDPTEKHSLVHVCKRMPNAVVCLLSALQFHDLTTQLPSGIWIAIDRKARFPKESRLPMRVVRFSGEALDAGIEEHRIEGVLVKVYNPAKTVADCFKYRNKIGLDVAIEALRDCRRKRKCTIDELWRYATICRVSNVMKPYLEAVV from the coding sequence ATGAAATTCGATACTGTCAAAAAAATCATTAAAATTGCCAAAAAAGCAGGGGTTTTGAGACCTCGCGACCTGGACACGCATGGTATACCCCGCAAGTATCTCAGTACCGTGTACCATATGGGGCTGATGGATCAGGTTGGACGTGGACTTTACGTCTCAAAAGATATCGATCCAACCGAAAAGCACTCACTTGTCCATGTATGCAAACGCATGCCTAATGCCGTGGTTTGCCTGCTTTCAGCACTGCAATTCCATGATCTGACAACCCAATTGCCCTCGGGAATATGGATTGCCATTGATCGTAAAGCCAGATTTCCCAAAGAATCACGTTTGCCCATGCGTGTCGTTCGTTTTTCAGGAGAGGCACTGGATGCCGGAATTGAAGAGCATCGGATTGAAGGAGTTTTGGTAAAAGTCTACAACCCGGCCAAGACGGTGGCCGATTGTTTTAAATACCGTAACAAAATAGGTTTGGATGTTGCAATAGAGGCACTGCGGGATTGCCGCCGTAAAAGAAAATGTACCATCGATGAACTATGGCGATATGCTACAATCTGCCGAGTCTCCAATGTGATGAAACCATATCTTGAGGCGGTGGTATGA
- a CDS encoding fibronectin type III domain-containing protein, producing the protein MLKFPNKEVDVADGPEKLTEIGCNLRQELKPIQLPGSPTQLRAIAEGQGTLWLKWEKSANGGPVRNYIIIRRQMTEGGGPFGPWTLAHTTHNCGIPLTDLPADALLQYRVKAVNTDGESMPSNTISVILP; encoded by the coding sequence GTGCTAAAATTCCCAAACAAAGAAGTAGATGTTGCTGATGGCCCGGAAAAACTAACTGAAATAGGATGTAATCTCAGACAAGAACTTAAACCTATTCAGCTGCCGGGCAGTCCAACCCAACTTCGTGCCATAGCTGAAGGACAGGGAACACTCTGGCTGAAATGGGAAAAATCCGCAAACGGCGGCCCTGTACGAAACTACATCATTATAAGAAGGCAGATGACCGAAGGCGGTGGTCCATTTGGACCTTGGACACTGGCCCATACCACCCATAACTGCGGCATTCCTCTTACGGATCTGCCGGCAGACGCCCTGCTTCAATACCGCGTAAAAGCGGTCAACACAGATGGTGAAAGTATGCCCAGCAACACTATATCAGTCATTCTGCCCTAA
- a CDS encoding WYL domain-containing transcriptional regulator, with the protein MKTSRLSRVMQLLTALQSGQPYSAGDLAEILKISRRMIFRDLEELRKVGVPCSFDNKSNCYRIDPAFFFSTPSLSTQEALGLLLLAHKAGNRIHFPFKDSVLHAALKIESELPEKTKRFCINALEKISIIADPQERLDLLDNKFSQFLEAILNKQIVTICYDSPIEKEPLTTNFHPYHLMHNNYTWYVLGKTEVNEDVCIFKLTHIKEFEILDKHFIEDKTFDLSDYLGRAWSMTPEGRLYNVRLRFSPEIARSVADVQWHSTQEVTFQDDGSMIMEFRVDGLNEITWWILSYGDKVQVLAPAALQKKITEIAQNMVEQNK; encoded by the coding sequence ATGAAAACCAGCAGGCTAAGCAGGGTAATGCAACTTTTAACTGCTTTGCAGTCTGGCCAGCCCTATTCAGCCGGGGATTTAGCCGAAATATTAAAGATAAGCAGGCGAATGATTTTCAGGGATTTAGAGGAACTTCGAAAAGTAGGTGTGCCTTGCAGTTTTGACAATAAATCGAACTGTTACAGAATAGACCCCGCGTTTTTCTTTTCTACGCCAAGCCTAAGTACTCAAGAGGCTTTAGGGTTGCTCTTACTTGCTCATAAAGCAGGAAATCGCATCCATTTTCCATTTAAGGATTCTGTACTTCATGCAGCATTAAAAATAGAAAGTGAATTGCCTGAAAAAACAAAGCGATTTTGTATTAATGCCCTTGAGAAAATATCCATTATAGCTGACCCGCAGGAAAGGCTGGATTTGCTGGATAATAAATTTTCACAATTTCTCGAAGCTATCCTGAACAAACAAATCGTTACTATTTGCTATGATTCACCTATAGAAAAGGAGCCCCTGACAACTAATTTTCATCCTTACCACCTAATGCATAATAATTATACATGGTATGTACTTGGTAAAACAGAAGTTAACGAAGACGTTTGTATTTTTAAGCTTACCCATATTAAAGAATTTGAAATATTAGATAAACATTTCATTGAGGATAAAACATTTGACCTATCTGATTATCTTGGCCGTGCATGGTCAATGACGCCGGAAGGCAGACTTTATAATGTCAGGTTAAGATTTTCACCTGAAATTGCTCGAAGTGTTGCTGATGTCCAATGGCACAGCACACAAGAAGTTACCTTTCAGGACGATGGTTCGATGATTATGGAATTCCGTGTTGACGGACTCAATGAGATAACATGGTGGATTCTTAGCTACGGCGACAAAGTGCAGGTTCTTGCTCCGGCAGCTTTACAGAAAAAAATTACAGAAATAGCACAAAATATGGTCGAACAAAATAAATAG
- a CDS encoding type II secretion system protein has translation MKRISFTLPELIVVVSIMAILIALIVPVLRSSRERAKTILCGSNIKQLTSGLLIYENQNQTLPLSFGKTITSPPPGGYAGYNEYDRMGWWWFNFIKGFYKKSDEKNTVVKCPSKLMYDSKLNKDILCGNYGVNRSICKSSDDRQSRREEFIGTPLKTTDIPTPGNTLLLVDSGYTMISWWNATDAPPVILNNNLIEDTAYIPGLKTNKNRKLWPGQEKDAINGRHPNKTVNAGFADGHISLIKADDLFVGKIEDGYKNKVPLWVPK, from the coding sequence ATGAAACGGATATCATTTACATTACCTGAATTAATCGTGGTTGTTTCAATAATGGCCATTTTAATAGCCCTTATTGTTCCTGTACTGAGAAGTTCCAGAGAGAGGGCAAAAACCATTCTCTGCGGTTCAAATATCAAGCAATTAACATCTGGTTTATTAATATATGAAAATCAAAATCAAACTTTACCTTTAAGTTTTGGTAAAACTATTACATCTCCTCCTCCTGGAGGTTATGCCGGATATAATGAATATGATCGGATGGGCTGGTGGTGGTTTAATTTTATAAAGGGTTTTTATAAGAAGTCCGATGAGAAAAATACAGTTGTTAAATGCCCATCCAAATTGATGTATGATTCCAAGCTTAATAAAGATATCCTTTGTGGTAATTATGGGGTAAACCGTTCAATATGTAAAAGTTCCGATGACAGACAAAGCCGCAGAGAAGAATTTATTGGAACTCCTTTAAAAACTACTGATATTCCAACTCCAGGCAATACTCTGCTTCTTGTTGATAGCGGCTATACTATGATAAGCTGGTGGAACGCAACAGATGCACCTCCTGTTATCCTCAATAATAACTTGATTGAAGATACCGCTTATATTCCTGGTTTGAAAACCAATAAAAACAGAAAGCTGTGGCCCGGTCAGGAGAAAGATGCCATTAACGGCAGGCATCCAAACAAAACTGTTAATGCAGGATTTGCCGATGGTCATATAAGTCTAATAAAAGCCGATGATTTATTTGTTGGAAAAATCGAAGATGGTTATAAAAATAAAGTCCCTCTTTGGGTCCCGAAATGA